One segment of Ipomoea triloba cultivar NCNSP0323 chromosome 12, ASM357664v1 DNA contains the following:
- the LOC115999871 gene encoding patatin-like protein 3: MASVSTVSMLDSTMEIDKLTYEIFSVLENKFLYGCDDPKRSSVAGKARVKVRILSIDAGGSTDGVLAAKCLAHLEAILRRKSGNSTAHIADFFDVVAGSGAGGVLAGLLFTRRKDGGAPMFTAEEALKFIVENGRKFSLASPAGVFRRVFRPSKVFKKVFGGSTLKEMVKPVLIPCYDLRTGAPFLFSRADAVEMEGCDFKLAEVCGATVADRTVEMKSVDRKTRISAVGGGVAMNNPTAAAITHVLNNKRDFPLCNGVEDLLVVSLGNGESDSGTGNFMSSPASFVSIAGDGAADMVDQALSLAFGQASSKSNYIRIQGHGIFGKRHSQILEGRKRTSASDIADEMLRQRNVESILFQGRKLAGITNLQKLEGVAGELMKEQGRRNTSVLPPVVLLKHSHSSPSPRTSSSTTLSSISSSS, encoded by the exons ATGGCTTCAGTTTCCACTGTCTCGATGCTGGATTCCACAATGGAAATTGACAAGCTTACTTATGAAATCTTTTCTGTCCTGGAGAACAAGTTTCTCTACGGATGTGATGATCCGAAGCGGTCATCGGTGGCCGGTAAAGCGAGAGTTAAGGTGCGGATTCTTTCCATTGATGCTGGTGGGTCCACAGATGGGGTGCTCGCCGCTAAGTGTTTGGCTCATTTGGAAGCGATTCTTCGCCGGAAATCTGGAAATTCCACTGCCCACATCGCCGATTTCTTCGACGTGGTTGCTGGCTCCGGCGCCGGAGGGGTTCTGGCTGGGTTGCTTTTTACGCGTAGGAAAGATGGGGGTGCTCCAATGTTTACTGCTGAGGAAGCGCTGAAGTTTATAGTTGAAAACGGCCGGAAATTTTCGCTGGCATCACCGGCGGGGGTTTTCCGACGGGTTTTCCGGCCGTCGAAGGTGTTCAAGAAGGTTTTCGGAGGTTCAACTCTGAAAGAGATGGTGAAGCCGGTTTTGATCCCGTGCTACGACCTCAGGACCGGCGCGCCGTTCTTGTTTTCCCGAGCCGATGCTGTGGAAATGGAGGGGTGTGATTTCAAGTTGGCGGAGGTGTGTGGGGCCACGGTTGCGGATCGAACGGTGGAGATGAAGTCAGTGGACAGGAAGACGAGAATCTCAGCCGTGGGTGGTGGGGTGGCGATGAACAATCCCACTGCTGCCGCCATCACTCACGTCCTCAACAACAAGCGCGACTTCCCTTTATGCAACGGAGTGGAAGATTTGTTGGTGGTGTCGTTGGGCAACGGCGAGTCAGATTCCGGCACCGGAAATTTCATGTCTTCGCCGGCTTCATTCGTTTCCATTGCCGGAGATGGAGCCGCCGACATG GTGGATCAAGCATTATCACTGGCATTTGGACAAGCAAGCAGCAAGAGCAACTATATTCGGATTCAAGGCCATGGAATTTTTGGAAAGAGACATTCTCAAATTTTAGAGGGCAGAAAAAGAACATCGGCAAGTGATATTGCAGACGAAATGTTGAGACAGAGGAACGTGGAATCTATACTGTTTCAAGGGAGGAAGCTCGCCGGAATCACAAATTTGCAGAAATTGGAAGGCGTCGCCGGCGAATTGATGAAGGAGCAAGGAAGGAGAAACACCAGCGTCTTGCCGCCGGTTGTGCTTCTCAAACACTCACACTCATCGCCCTCTCCCAGAACATCCTCCTCAACCACATTATCCTCCATTTCATCCTCCTCTTAA